One genomic region from Gemmobacter aquarius encodes:
- a CDS encoding ABC transporter ATP-binding protein has product MREIFFAQKFIYGVAVAAMIVVAATTSATAWIMKAIFDVLSDEPDALPAAAVAAIVVTIFMSKGIAGYIQQVALTKAGNRIVSTIQRRLYRKLLQQEAAWFDATESSDILVRVTQGAQAARTVIDIIVTSFVRDALTLCGLIAVMIWQQATLSAVFLVIGPLALLGVRSVLGRVRRIMQAELVSLTEILKVIQETSAGLRVVRSFGLEPLLEARMDRAVRDVEYRSNAIVRLESATAPMMDTLAGIAIATIVLVSGSSASLGTQASPGELMAFITALLMAYEPAKRLSRMRVSLEGAFVGVRMMFDILDKPDAMLDSADATPLPSVVGEVALRRISFSYDGVHNILDDLSLVFPAGKMTALVGPSGGGKSTIMSLVLRMYDPKSGSVEIDDIDLRAVTRQSLQARTAYVGQNTFLFSASVRENIRMGKRDATDAEVETAAKAAQAHEFIINLPQSYDTPVGENGIFLSGGQRQRLSLARAIIKDAPILLLDEATSALDNQSEFLVREAIAKATIGRTTIIIAHRLSTVLAADEIAFIERGRLVEQGPLSDLLKTKTRFAGLFYSEFSSDQRDEVAGI; this is encoded by the coding sequence ATGCGTGAGATTTTTTTTGCGCAGAAGTTCATTTACGGGGTCGCTGTCGCCGCGATGATTGTTGTGGCAGCCACCACATCGGCAACTGCATGGATTATGAAGGCGATCTTCGATGTGCTATCGGACGAGCCGGACGCCCTGCCTGCTGCGGCAGTCGCTGCGATCGTCGTCACCATCTTCATGAGCAAAGGGATTGCTGGCTATATCCAGCAAGTGGCGCTAACCAAAGCCGGAAATCGAATTGTCTCGACGATTCAACGGCGGCTCTATCGTAAGCTGCTTCAGCAAGAAGCGGCCTGGTTCGATGCAACCGAGTCGTCCGATATTCTTGTGCGCGTCACCCAGGGTGCACAAGCAGCTCGCACCGTGATCGACATCATCGTTACCTCTTTTGTACGGGATGCATTGACGCTTTGCGGGCTGATTGCTGTCATGATCTGGCAGCAAGCAACACTCTCCGCAGTGTTCCTCGTTATCGGTCCCCTAGCATTGCTCGGGGTGCGGTCCGTGCTCGGGCGAGTGCGCCGGATCATGCAGGCGGAGCTGGTATCATTAACCGAAATCCTGAAAGTTATCCAGGAAACCTCAGCCGGCCTTCGTGTTGTTCGGTCTTTTGGTCTCGAGCCGCTTCTTGAGGCGCGAATGGACCGCGCTGTTCGCGACGTTGAGTACCGCTCCAATGCAATCGTCCGGCTCGAGAGCGCGACAGCGCCGATGATGGACACGCTGGCGGGCATCGCAATTGCCACAATCGTATTGGTGAGCGGCAGCAGCGCTAGCCTAGGCACGCAAGCGTCGCCGGGCGAGCTAATGGCATTCATCACGGCATTGCTTATGGCATACGAACCGGCAAAACGGCTCTCTCGGATGCGCGTGTCGCTCGAAGGCGCTTTCGTTGGCGTGCGTATGATGTTTGATATCCTGGACAAGCCGGACGCGATGCTGGATTCCGCTGACGCAACACCTTTACCTTCCGTGGTGGGTGAGGTCGCTCTCCGGCGCATAAGCTTCAGTTACGATGGCGTGCACAATATTCTGGACGATCTCAGCCTTGTCTTCCCGGCCGGAAAGATGACCGCTCTCGTAGGTCCATCCGGGGGAGGAAAGTCGACGATAATGAGCCTTGTGCTGCGGATGTATGACCCGAAGTCCGGCAGTGTAGAAATCGACGACATCGATCTTCGCGCAGTCACACGCCAGTCGCTTCAAGCGCGCACCGCCTATGTCGGTCAAAACACATTCCTGTTCTCCGCCTCGGTTCGCGAAAATATCCGCATGGGAAAGCGTGATGCGACCGATGCAGAAGTGGAGACGGCCGCAAAAGCCGCCCAAGCGCACGAATTTATTATCAATTTGCCCCAAAGCTATGACACTCCGGTTGGGGAGAACGGCATTTTCCTCTCCGGCGGGCAACGGCAACGGTTGTCGCTCGCGCGCGCGATCATAAAGGATGCGCCGATCCTTCTCCTGGACGAAGCAACGAGCGCACTTGATAACCAGTCAGAATTTCTCGTGAGAGAAGCGATCGCGAAGGCCACAATAGGTCGGACGACAATCATCATCGCGCATCGCCTTTCAACGGTCCTTGCGGCGGATGAGATCGCTTTCATCGAACGTGGACGTCTGGTTGAGCAAGGGCCTCTTTCGGATCTTCTGAAAACTAAGACCCGATTTGCCGGACTGTTCTATAGCGAATTCAGTTCCGATCAACGCGATGAAGTGGCTGGCATCTGA
- a CDS encoding glycosyltransferase family 4 protein, whose translation MSLLTMSRFGPNGWRVWHARRNSEMLAGLALRILLRKRLKLIFTSASQRNHSQYTRWLISRMDAVLATSDKSASYLKCQPHIISHGIDTVEFSPTDDKRAVRSALGLPIGGKLIGCFGRIRSNKGTDLFISTAINLCRRHADLNAVVLGQAIGSNKAFLHALEQRVRTAGLEDRIFFRERVPFAAIADMYRALDLYVAPQRWEGFGLTPIEAMACGVPVVAADVGTFRSQIVHGETGFIVAPGSASKITDAVEVLLLDHKQRAEFALSARAHVQINFDIQKEAEALVQIYRRLMTQ comes from the coding sequence TTGTCCTTGCTGACCATGTCACGTTTTGGGCCAAATGGCTGGCGCGTCTGGCACGCGCGACGCAATAGCGAGATGCTTGCTGGATTGGCGCTGCGCATTCTTTTGAGAAAGCGACTGAAGCTTATCTTTACCTCTGCCTCGCAGCGCAATCATTCACAATATACGCGCTGGTTGATCAGCCGCATGGATGCCGTATTGGCTACATCAGATAAATCTGCGAGCTATCTTAAATGCCAACCGCATATCATCAGTCATGGTATTGATACTGTGGAGTTTTCTCCAACTGATGACAAAAGAGCTGTTCGGTCCGCTTTAGGACTGCCAATTGGTGGAAAATTGATCGGCTGCTTCGGCCGCATTCGCTCAAACAAAGGTACAGACCTCTTTATATCAACCGCAATTAATCTTTGCAGACGTCATGCTGATCTTAATGCGGTCGTCCTTGGCCAGGCGATTGGCAGTAATAAAGCATTCCTGCATGCACTTGAGCAACGGGTTCGGACTGCAGGGTTAGAAGATCGCATTTTTTTTAGAGAACGCGTGCCGTTCGCCGCAATAGCTGACATGTATCGCGCGCTTGATCTCTATGTCGCGCCACAGCGCTGGGAGGGATTTGGCCTCACCCCAATAGAAGCTATGGCTTGCGGAGTGCCCGTGGTTGCAGCTGATGTCGGCACCTTCAGAAGCCAGATTGTTCATGGAGAAACAGGTTTTATCGTTGCGCCTGGATCTGCTTCGAAAATCACTGATGCAGTCGAGGTCTTGTTATTGGATCACAAACAGCGAGCTGAATTTGCGTTGTCTGCACGTGCACATGTGCAGATAAATTTTGACATCCAAAAAGAGGCCGAAGCGCTTGTCCAGATTTACCGAAGATTAATGACGCAATAA
- a CDS encoding glycosyltransferase family 2 protein has product MEWSESAFSPYAEIRKFEFFMHVPTIATLTAIPPRFHGLMPTLNSLLGQTLPFDEIRLYIPLEYRRFPQWDGVVPEVPEGVTITRCPKDFGPATKVLPAAKALRGRNVDLLFCDDDKIYDFNWHKRFKNCAALKPGTCIVEAGETFPDIADGARPANRLPRGRRERKNWLYRLKRLASLGLHKPHTYRNSGYVDQISGYGGVLVRPDWFDDCAFDIPDVMWTVDDPWLSGHLELIGIPIWLNGSGKQPRASSVGELNALLKFEELGQGRIAADLMVIEYFRMTYGIWQIGGQAEKDFGRMTASMKALLRRA; this is encoded by the coding sequence ATGGAATGGTCAGAATCTGCATTCAGTCCATATGCAGAGATCAGAAAATTTGAGTTCTTTATGCACGTACCCACAATCGCGACGCTAACTGCAATTCCGCCAAGATTCCATGGGTTGATGCCGACGCTAAATTCCCTGTTGGGTCAGACATTGCCGTTTGATGAGATTCGCCTCTACATACCGCTAGAATATCGCCGGTTTCCGCAGTGGGACGGGGTAGTACCGGAGGTCCCGGAGGGAGTGACAATTACACGTTGCCCCAAAGACTTTGGCCCTGCGACAAAAGTTCTTCCTGCTGCTAAGGCGCTGCGTGGCCGTAACGTGGACCTGTTATTCTGCGATGACGACAAGATCTATGATTTCAACTGGCATAAACGCTTCAAGAACTGCGCAGCTTTGAAACCTGGAACTTGCATTGTTGAAGCAGGTGAAACCTTTCCGGATATAGCGGACGGCGCGCGACCAGCCAATCGTCTACCTCGTGGGCGGCGCGAGCGGAAAAACTGGCTATACAGGTTGAAACGTTTAGCTAGCCTTGGCCTTCACAAACCCCATACATATCGTAATAGCGGGTATGTCGACCAAATCTCGGGCTACGGAGGTGTCTTAGTGCGCCCAGATTGGTTTGACGATTGCGCCTTCGATATTCCAGACGTTATGTGGACCGTCGATGACCCATGGTTATCTGGGCATCTTGAATTGATTGGCATACCGATTTGGCTAAACGGAAGCGGAAAACAGCCGAGGGCGTCAAGCGTGGGTGAACTCAACGCACTACTTAAGTTTGAAGAGCTGGGCCAAGGTCGGATTGCAGCTGATTTGATGGTGATTGAGTATTTTCGAATGACCTATGGCATCTGGCAGATCGGTGGGCAAGCCGAGAAAGATTTCGGGCGGATGACCGCATCTATGAAGGCTTTGTTGCGCAGAGCCTGA
- a CDS encoding IS5 family transposase, producing the protein MSRPNTPTYKTLNWPAYNKALKRRGSLAIWFDPEMVWAAKPTGKRGRQPVYSDAAVQTCLTIEVLFGLALRQTTGFMESLLCLIGLDWDVPDFSTLSRRQTTLAVNIPHRGSQGPLHLLIDSTGIKVEGEGEWNARKHGGPKRRVWRKIHIGIDEQTLEIRAVEVTSSDTGDAPMLPELLCQIPPDQQIASVTADGAYDTRKCHDAIAERGAHAVITPRKNAKPWKAITAGAVARNEALRASKYLGRALWRRWSGYHRRSRTETKMHCVKLLGQSLMARDFDRQVAELQIRVAVLNGYTALGIPVTKVAG; encoded by the coding sequence ATGAGCAGACCGAACACACCGACCTACAAGACGCTGAACTGGCCCGCGTATAACAAGGCGCTCAAGCGTCGCGGATCGCTGGCGATCTGGTTCGATCCTGAGATGGTTTGGGCGGCGAAGCCCACCGGCAAGCGCGGGCGACAGCCCGTCTACAGCGACGCCGCCGTCCAGACCTGCCTGACGATAGAGGTGCTGTTCGGCTTGGCGCTGCGGCAAACGACCGGGTTCATGGAGAGCCTGCTTTGCCTTATCGGTCTGGATTGGGATGTGCCCGACTTCAGCACCCTGAGCCGTCGCCAGACGACCCTTGCCGTCAACATTCCGCATCGGGGGTCGCAGGGTCCGCTGCATCTTTTGATCGACAGCACCGGGATCAAGGTGGAGGGTGAAGGCGAGTGGAACGCGCGCAAGCATGGCGGTCCCAAGCGCCGCGTCTGGCGCAAGATTCACATCGGGATCGATGAGCAAACGTTGGAGATCAGGGCGGTTGAGGTCACCAGCAGCGACACAGGCGACGCGCCCATGTTGCCGGAGTTGCTCTGCCAGATCCCTCCCGATCAGCAGATCGCAAGCGTCACAGCCGACGGGGCCTACGACACGCGCAAGTGCCACGACGCCATCGCCGAACGCGGGGCCCATGCCGTGATCACGCCCCGCAAGAACGCCAAGCCGTGGAAGGCGATCACGGCAGGCGCGGTCGCGCGCAACGAAGCACTGCGGGCATCGAAATACCTGGGCCGTGCGCTCTGGCGACGATGGAGCGGATATCACCGCCGAAGCCGCACAGAAACGAAAATGCACTGCGTCAAACTCCTGGGTCAAAGCCTCATGGCGCGGGACTTCGACCGCCAGGTCGCGGAGCTCCAGATTCGTGTTGCCGTGCTGAACGGCTACACCGCGCTCGGCATCCCCGTCACGAAAGTCGCAGGATAG
- the rpmA gene encoding 50S ribosomal protein L27: protein MAHKKAGGSSRNGRDSAGRRLGVKLYGGQAAIPGNIIVRQRGTTYFPGQGVGMGVDHTIFAVTEGRVAFKKGLKGRTFISVLPVAEAAE from the coding sequence ATGGCACACAAGAAAGCAGGCGGTTCATCCCGCAACGGCCGCGACTCGGCCGGTCGCCGTCTCGGCGTGAAGCTCTATGGCGGTCAGGCTGCCATTCCGGGCAATATCATCGTCCGCCAGCGCGGCACGACCTATTTCCCCGGTCAGGGCGTCGGCATGGGCGTGGATCACACGATCTTTGCCGTGACCGAAGGCCGCGTGGCGTTCAAGAAAGGCCTGAAAGGCCGCACCTTTATTTCGGTTCTGCCCGTCGCGGAGGCAGCCGAGTAA
- a CDS encoding GNAT family N-acetyltransferase, protein MTTVDLTANTNSPLRGAAAFIPAGRFVLRPVRRSDAGLFAMYSGDRRVAEATRSIPHPLPPGAAEAFVTRAMSGKNDEDVWVLDGSASGLAEVLGVISLKRMDETKWDRKQSEIGYWVAPAFWNAGFASDAVRALVGANPQGNRTIFAEVFQDNPGSARVLTNAGFVYLGDAETFSVARNARVPTWTYICKLD, encoded by the coding sequence ATGACGACAGTGGATTTGACGGCGAACACCAACAGCCCGCTGCGCGGGGCTGCGGCCTTTATCCCGGCGGGGCGCTTCGTGCTGCGTCCGGTACGGCGGTCGGACGCTGGGCTTTTCGCGATGTATTCCGGGGATCGCCGCGTGGCGGAAGCGACGCGCTCGATCCCGCATCCCTTGCCACCCGGAGCGGCCGAGGCTTTCGTCACCCGTGCGATGTCGGGCAAGAATGACGAGGATGTCTGGGTGCTCGACGGATCGGCCAGCGGTCTGGCCGAGGTGCTGGGCGTCATAAGCCTGAAGCGCATGGACGAGACGAAGTGGGATCGCAAGCAATCCGAGATCGGCTACTGGGTCGCGCCCGCCTTCTGGAACGCGGGTTTCGCGTCGGATGCCGTGCGGGCGCTTGTCGGTGCCAATCCGCAAGGCAACCGGACGATCTTTGCCGAGGTGTTTCAGGACAACCCCGGATCGGCGCGGGTGCTGACGAATGCTGGCTTCGTCTATCTTGGCGATGCCGAGACCTTCTCGGTCGCACGCAACGCGCGGGTGCCGACCTGGACCTATATCTGCAAGCTGGATTGA
- the obgE gene encoding GTPase ObgE, giving the protein MKFLDLAKVYIRSGGGGGGCVSFRREKFVEFGGPDGGDGGNGGSVWAEAVDGLNTLIDYRYQQHFFAKNGQPGMGSQRTGKTGDDIVMKVPLGTEILDEDEETVIADLTRVGQRVLLAKGGNGGFGNLYFKSSTNRAPGRANPGQEGVERTIWLRLKLIADAGLVGLPNAGKSTFLAAVSNARPKIADYPFTTLVPNLGVVGVDGREFVMADIPGLIEGASEGRGLGMQFLAHVERCKVLLHLVDGTSSTITKDYRTIVTELEAYSDILGDKRRVVALNKCDALDQKTITTRRKALEKASGGKVHVISGVAQTGLQDVLRAIYGEIQGAAPEVEHVPWQP; this is encoded by the coding sequence ATGAAGTTCCTCGACCTTGCCAAAGTCTATATCCGCTCGGGTGGCGGCGGGGGCGGATGCGTGAGCTTCCGGCGTGAGAAGTTCGTCGAATTCGGTGGGCCGGATGGCGGCGATGGTGGCAATGGCGGGTCGGTCTGGGCCGAGGCGGTCGACGGGCTGAACACGCTGATCGATTATCGCTACCAGCAGCATTTCTTTGCCAAGAATGGCCAGCCCGGCATGGGCAGCCAGCGCACCGGCAAGACCGGCGATGACATCGTCATGAAGGTGCCTTTGGGGACCGAAATCCTCGACGAGGATGAAGAGACGGTGATTGCCGACCTGACGCGGGTCGGCCAGCGTGTGCTTTTGGCCAAGGGAGGTAACGGCGGGTTCGGGAACCTCTATTTCAAATCGTCGACCAACCGCGCGCCGGGGCGGGCCAATCCGGGGCAAGAGGGGGTCGAGCGCACGATATGGTTACGATTGAAGCTGATCGCCGATGCGGGGCTGGTGGGGTTACCGAATGCGGGGAAGTCGACTTTCCTTGCTGCCGTGTCGAATGCGCGGCCGAAGATTGCCGACTATCCGTTCACCACGCTGGTGCCGAACCTTGGCGTCGTGGGCGTTGACGGGCGTGAATTCGTGATGGCCGATATTCCGGGCCTGATCGAGGGCGCAAGCGAGGGGCGCGGCCTTGGCATGCAGTTTCTGGCGCATGTCGAACGCTGCAAGGTGCTGCTGCATCTGGTTGACGGCACGTCGAGCACGATCACCAAGGATTACCGCACCATCGTGACCGAGCTTGAGGCCTATTCCGACATTCTGGGCGACAAGCGCCGCGTGGTGGCGCTGAACAAATGCGATGCGCTTGACCAGAAAACCATCACCACCCGCAGGAAGGCCCTGGAAAAAGCCTCGGGCGGCAAAGTGCATGTGATTTCGGGTGTGGCCCAGACCGGTTTGCAGGATGTGCTGCGGGCGATCTATGGCGAGATACAGGGGGCCGCCCCCGAAGTGGAGCATGTGCCTTGGCAGCCCTGA
- the proB gene encoding glutamate 5-kinase: MAALSALCAPDIRNAKRLVVKIGSALLVGKQGLKQGWLSALALDVAEVKLRGTDVVLVSSGSIALGRRVLGLPDGALTLEQSQAAAAVGQIRLARAYEEVLAPHGITTGQVLVTLEDTTDRRRYLNSRATMETLLGLGVVPIVNENDTVATDEIRFGDNDRLAAQIAVTVGADQLILLSDVDGFYSANPKEDPTAQRFDLVETITPELEAMAGDPISGLSKGGMKTKVMAAKTAVAGGCAMAIMEGSVLRPLKALAEGAARTWFVAGADPQVARKRWINAMKPRGEVTVDAGAVTALRAGKSLLPAGVRAVSGNFGRGEPVAIVGPDGAGLGKGLIRYTADEAKRIAGHKSGEIEGILGYAGRAALIHRDDMVI; encoded by the coding sequence TTGGCAGCCCTGAGCGCGCTTTGTGCGCCTGACATCCGAAATGCCAAGCGGCTGGTCGTCAAGATCGGGTCCGCACTTCTGGTGGGCAAGCAGGGACTGAAGCAGGGATGGCTATCGGCCTTGGCGCTGGATGTGGCCGAGGTCAAGCTGCGCGGGACGGATGTGGTTCTGGTATCGTCCGGGTCCATCGCGCTGGGGCGGCGGGTGCTGGGGCTGCCGGACGGGGCCTTGACGCTGGAACAGTCGCAGGCGGCGGCGGCGGTCGGGCAGATCCGGCTGGCCCGGGCCTATGAGGAGGTGCTGGCACCGCATGGCATCACCACGGGGCAGGTGCTGGTCACGCTGGAGGATACGACCGACCGGCGGCGCTATCTGAACAGCCGCGCGACGATGGAAACCCTTCTGGGGCTGGGCGTGGTGCCCATTGTGAACGAGAATGACACGGTGGCGACCGACGAGATACGCTTTGGCGATAACGACCGGCTGGCCGCGCAGATTGCGGTGACAGTGGGTGCGGACCAGTTGATCCTTTTGTCGGATGTAGACGGGTTCTATTCGGCCAACCCGAAGGAAGACCCGACCGCGCAGCGCTTCGATCTGGTCGAGACCATCACGCCCGAGTTGGAGGCGATGGCGGGTGATCCGATTTCGGGCCTATCCAAGGGCGGAATGAAGACCAAGGTGATGGCGGCCAAGACCGCCGTGGCCGGCGGCTGTGCCATGGCGATCATGGAGGGGTCTGTGCTGCGCCCCTTGAAGGCACTGGCCGAGGGGGCGGCGCGGACATGGTTCGTGGCCGGAGCCGATCCGCAGGTGGCGCGCAAGCGCTGGATCAATGCGATGAAGCCGCGCGGAGAAGTAACGGTGGATGCCGGCGCGGTGACCGCCCTGCGCGCCGGAAAATCGCTGCTTCCGGCAGGGGTGCGCGCGGTTTCGGGGAATTTCGGGCGCGGCGAGCCGGTGGCGATTGTCGGGCCTGACGGGGCGGGATTGGGCAAGGGCCTGATCCGCTATACCGCGGATGAGGCGAAGCGGATCGCAGGGCATAAATCGGGCGAGATCGAGGGCATCCTCGGCTATGCCGGGCGGGCCGCGCTGATCCATCGCGATGACATGGTGATCTAG
- a CDS encoding glutamate-5-semialdehyde dehydrogenase, whose translation MDGTFSGMMADIGAKARAAAAELAYASSERKAAALTSAAHAVWARRQEILDGNVLDMDFAEKKGLSPAMLDRLRLDEGRVRAIVDGLRSVAEQRDPVGRVLAEWDMPSGLHIQRVATPLGVIGVIYESRPNVTADAGALCLKAGNAVILRGGSESFHSSEAIHDCMVQGLREANLPEAAIQLVPTRDRAMVEAMLRAVHYIDVIVPRGGKGLVGLVQAEARVPVFAHLEGICHVYADRDADLAKARAVVLNAKTRRTGICGAAECLLIDWQFYTRHGAVLIEDLLAAGVEVRTTGELLKVPGTVQAAADDFGREFLDKIIAAKLVDGVDEAIAHIRRYGSSHTEAILTENDATAARFFERLDSAILMRNASTQFADGGEFGMGGEIGIATGKLHARGPVGAEQLTSFKYLVTGDGTVRS comes from the coding sequence ATGGATGGAACTTTTTCGGGCATGATGGCCGATATCGGGGCCAAGGCGCGGGCTGCTGCTGCGGAACTGGCTTATGCATCATCCGAGCGGAAGGCGGCGGCGCTGACCAGCGCGGCGCATGCGGTCTGGGCGCGGCGGCAAGAGATACTGGATGGCAATGTGCTGGACATGGATTTTGCCGAAAAGAAGGGGCTGTCGCCGGCGATGCTCGACCGTTTGCGGCTGGATGAAGGGCGTGTCCGCGCCATCGTCGACGGGTTGCGGTCGGTTGCCGAACAGCGCGATCCGGTGGGGCGGGTGCTGGCGGAATGGGACATGCCGTCGGGATTGCATATCCAGCGGGTCGCAACGCCGCTCGGCGTGATCGGGGTGATCTATGAAAGCCGCCCGAACGTCACGGCCGATGCGGGGGCCTTGTGTCTGAAGGCGGGCAATGCCGTGATCCTGCGCGGCGGGAGCGAGAGCTTCCATTCGTCGGAAGCGATCCATGACTGCATGGTACAGGGGCTGCGCGAGGCGAACCTGCCGGAAGCGGCGATCCAGTTGGTTCCGACGCGTGATCGCGCCATGGTCGAGGCGATGCTGCGGGCTGTGCACTACATCGATGTGATCGTGCCGCGTGGTGGCAAGGGGCTGGTCGGCCTTGTGCAGGCCGAGGCGCGGGTGCCGGTCTTTGCCCATCTGGAAGGCATCTGCCATGTTTACGCCGACCGCGATGCCGATCTGGCCAAGGCGCGGGCCGTGGTGCTGAACGCGAAGACGCGGCGGACCGGGATTTGCGGGGCGGCCGAGTGTCTGCTGATCGATTGGCAGTTTTATACCAGGCACGGTGCGGTGCTGATAGAGGATCTGCTGGCCGCCGGTGTCGAGGTGCGCACGACGGGCGAGTTGCTGAAGGTGCCCGGAACGGTGCAGGCGGCGGCCGATGATTTCGGGCGCGAATTCCTCGACAAGATCATCGCGGCAAAGCTTGTCGACGGGGTGGACGAGGCGATTGCCCATATCCGGCGCTACGGGTCGAGCCACACCGAGGCGATCCTGACCGAAAACGACGCGACCGCGGCCCGTTTCTTTGAACGGCTGGACAGCGCGATCTTGATGCGGAATGCCTCGACCCAGTTCGCTGACGGGGGCGAGTTCGGGATGGGGGGTGAGATCGGCATCGCTACCGGCAAGCTGCATGCGCGCGGGCCGGTGGGGGCCGAGCAGTTGACCAGCTTCAAATATCTGGTCACCGGCGACGGAACGGTCAGAAGCTGA
- a CDS encoding histidine phosphotransferase family protein has translation MTDPAQQLAALVGSRLCHDLISPIGAIGNGVELMALDPRPKPAEIALLADSVASANARLRFFRIAFGVATQGQSTSRIEIVPLLGDLYRTGRIAVDWTSPVDLSRAEVKLAFLLILCAEHAIPTGGNIKVVHDDNGWHITAASPRLRHDSALWSLLDTPFGGPEVEPAQVQFPLAGLMLDHLARRVTVDVALTNLTISF, from the coding sequence ATGACCGATCCAGCCCAGCAACTTGCAGCACTCGTCGGCTCGCGCCTGTGCCATGACCTTATCAGCCCGATCGGGGCGATCGGCAACGGCGTAGAATTGATGGCGCTCGACCCGCGCCCGAAACCGGCCGAAATCGCGCTTCTGGCCGATAGCGTGGCTTCGGCCAATGCAAGGCTGCGCTTCTTCCGCATCGCCTTCGGCGTGGCGACACAGGGACAGTCGACCAGCCGGATAGAAATCGTGCCGCTGCTCGGCGATCTTTACCGCACGGGCCGGATCGCGGTCGACTGGACCAGTCCGGTCGATCTGTCACGCGCCGAAGTAAAGCTCGCATTCCTGTTGATCCTCTGCGCCGAACACGCGATCCCGACGGGCGGCAACATCAAGGTGGTCCATGACGACAACGGATGGCACATCACGGCCGCATCGCCGCGTCTGCGTCACGACAGCGCCTTGTGGTCGCTGCTCGATACCCCTTTCGGCGGCCCCGAGGTCGAACCCGCGCAGGTCCAGTTTCCGCTCGCAGGGCTGATGCTCGACCATCTCGCGCGCCGCGTCACGGTCGATGTGGCGCTGACAAACCTGACGATCAGCTTCTGA
- a CDS encoding DUF3553 domain-containing protein, with the protein MMSLLEPGMFVRHPSQPDWGLGQVQSNIGGRVTVNFEHAGKVVVDGNRVELVIVFDLPR; encoded by the coding sequence ATGATGTCCTTGCTGGAACCGGGCATGTTCGTGCGCCATCCGTCGCAACCCGACTGGGGGTTGGGGCAGGTGCAGTCCAATATCGGCGGGCGCGTTACGGTGAATTTCGAACATGCGGGCAAGGTGGTGGTTGACGGGAACCGGGTTGAACTGGTGATCGTCTTCGATCTTCCTCGATGA
- a CDS encoding GNAT family N-acetyltransferase, which yields MTGVDASIFTLRLARDARDLRAAQRLRYTVFVEELGASGPMVDHDGRLERDAFDPVFDHLLLIDQRRDADQLDDVVGAYRLLPSDRLGPGERFYSESEFDLQPLRQSGRKLLELGRSCVHPDHRGGTAMYHLWNALADYVLERDIEILFGAASFHGTDIAALTQSLAYLHHHHLAPEGLRVQAREGCQPMDLLPVAALDRKAAMAATPALIKAYLRLGGFVGEGAWIDHAFNTTDVCLVMDTGRMSERHRGFYTKGRA from the coding sequence ATGACGGGCGTTGATGCGTCGATCTTTACGCTGCGGCTCGCCCGCGATGCGCGCGACCTGCGGGCGGCGCAGCGCTTGCGATACACGGTCTTCGTCGAGGAGCTGGGCGCATCGGGGCCTATGGTCGACCATGACGGGCGGCTGGAGCGGGACGCGTTCGATCCGGTCTTCGACCATCTATTGCTGATCGACCAGCGGCGCGATGCGGACCAGCTTGACGATGTGGTGGGCGCTTACCGGTTGTTGCCGTCGGACCGGCTGGGTCCGGGCGAGCGTTTCTATTCCGAAAGCGAGTTCGATCTGCAGCCCTTGCGGCAAAGCGGGCGCAAGCTGCTGGAACTGGGGCGGTCGTGCGTGCATCCCGATCATCGCGGCGGGACGGCGATGTATCATCTGTGGAACGCACTGGCCGATTATGTGCTCGAGCGGGATATCGAGATCCTGTTCGGGGCGGCGAGCTTCCATGGCACCGACATTGCGGCGCTGACGCAATCGCTGGCCTATCTGCATCATCACCATCTGGCCCCCGAAGGCTTGCGGGTGCAGGCCCGCGAGGGGTGCCAGCCGATGGACCTGCTGCCGGTCGCGGCGCTGGACCGCAAGGCGGCGATGGCGGCCACTCCGGCGCTGATAAAGGCCTATCTGCGGCTGGGCGGTTTCGTGGGAGAGGGCGCGTGGATCGACCATGCCTTCAATACAACCGATGTCTGTCTGGTGATGGATACGGGCCGGATGTCCGAGCGACATCGCGGCTTTTACACCAAGGGCCGCGCATGA